Part of the Bacillales bacterium genome is shown below.
CGTTGCGAATCGCCTTGATTTCCTTCAACGCTTCTTCCGATGCACTCGTCAAATCCAAAAATGCCACTTCTTCAATAATCGTTCCCATTGTGATGCCTCCCCATTTGGTTTAAGTTTCGATTTCCTGCCTTAATCGCGCGATTGCGGTTTGAAGACGATATCGGACCGTCGAGGCGGTGATACCGAGCGGTTCGGCGATTTGCTTGCTGTTCATGCCGAGCCAGTAACGCTTGTAAACGACGTCGCTTAACTCTTCCGGGAGCCGCGCCAACAGTTCGCGAATCTCCATTTCCGAGTAATCTTCGAGCGCTCCGCAGAGCGGTTCTTCTTCGTTGGTCAGCACTTCCCGGCGCTGTTTGCGAAATCGGTCGCGGCGTAAATTTTTCAACACTTGAAAAAGCCATGCCCGCTGTTGGTGCTCATTCAAGCCGTGCAATGTCGACTCGTGCATCATTGCTTTCAAATACGTGTCCTGCACAAGATCCTCGGCTTCCTTGTCATCTTTCGTCAACGACCGGGCGAACTTCGCCAGCCGTTCATAATGCGTTTCATAAAGATCTTCCGTATGCATCCGATCCGCTCATTTCTTCGCTTCTGTTTCGTCTTCATCAGGATAACGATTGAGAAGGCCAAAGTGTTGGTCGATTTCATAAAAAAAATGATTTTTTTTCGTAGGTTGTCCGATTTATGCCGAAAAAAACGCCGGAGGAACACGGTTCCCCCGGCATTTTATCTTCAGTCGAGCGGCCCGACTTTTTCGTTGCCTTTCAAGTTCACGAGAAAATCGGCCAACAGCTCGATTTCTTCCTCGATATCTTTCAAGCTCACCGTCTCCACCGGCGCATGCATGTAGCGCAGCGGCAGCGACACCAACGCCACCGGCACGCCGCGCCCGGTCACCCGAATGCGGTCCGCATCCGTGCCCGTCATTCGCGGCGTCAGCTCATACTGCACACCGATACCCTTCCGCTCCGCCGCCTCTTCGAGGCGCCGGTTCAGCTTCGCATTGATCGGCGCTCCCTTCGCGAGCACCGGCCCGCCGTCCAAGTCGATCTCCCCGTGCTTGTTCCGGTTCACGCCCGGATAATCGGTCGCGAACGTCACGTCGCACGCGATCGCCATGTTCGGCTTCACGCCGGCGCCGGCGAAATACGCGCCGCCCATGTTCGTCTCCTCGTTCACC
Proteins encoded:
- a CDS encoding sigma-70 family RNA polymerase sigma factor translates to MHTEDLYETHYERLAKFARSLTKDDKEAEDLVQDTYLKAMMHESTLHGLNEHQQRAWLFQVLKNLRRDRFRKQRREVLTNEEEPLCGALEDYSEMEIRELLARLPEELSDVVYKRYWLGMNSKQIAEPLGITASTVRYRLQTAIARLRQEIET